In the Flavisolibacter tropicus genome, one interval contains:
- a CDS encoding DNA alkylation repair protein has product MTCEEIMQQLEAMGTESCKKIFLNHGAKEPLFGVKVGDLKTIQKKIKKNHALSLELYRTGNSDAQYLAGLIADEKKISKEELQEWANNASSNIQSEYTVAWIAAESAFGNALSLEWIDAKEPQVQVSGWSTLSNLVGIKKDEELDLAHLQQLLQRVTSTIHTAPNRVRYAMNNYVLAIGCHVKSLTAQAIEAGKVIGQVMVDMGGTACKVPYAPEYIERAAAKGKIGNKKKMARC; this is encoded by the coding sequence ATGACTTGTGAAGAAATAATGCAACAATTGGAGGCTATGGGAACTGAAAGTTGCAAAAAAATATTTTTAAACCATGGGGCAAAAGAACCTCTCTTTGGAGTAAAAGTGGGTGATCTAAAAACCATTCAAAAAAAGATCAAAAAGAACCATGCACTGTCCTTGGAGCTCTACAGAACGGGTAATAGTGATGCGCAATACCTGGCAGGATTAATTGCCGATGAAAAGAAGATATCAAAAGAAGAATTACAGGAATGGGCCAACAATGCATCCTCCAATATACAGAGCGAATATACCGTTGCCTGGATTGCAGCAGAGAGTGCTTTTGGTAATGCACTTTCATTAGAATGGATTGATGCAAAAGAGCCTCAAGTACAAGTTTCAGGTTGGTCTACCTTATCCAATCTGGTAGGCATAAAAAAAGATGAGGAATTAGACCTGGCACATCTTCAACAACTTTTGCAACGTGTTACCTCTACAATACATACTGCCCCTAACAGGGTTCGTTATGCTATGAATAATTATGTGTTGGCTATAGGATGCCATGTAAAAAGCTTAACAGCGCAAGCCATTGAAGCAGGCAAAGTTATTGGCCAGGTAATGGTAGACATGGGTGGAACAGCCTGCAAAGTACCTTATGCGCCTGAGTATATTGAAAGGGCTGCTGCTAAAGGGAAAATAGGTAACAAAAAGAAAATGGCACGATGCTAA
- a CDS encoding DUF4294 domain-containing protein: MRLNVLYRVFFLFLLVCFCNTLFAQSTQKPEWGAKDTIIVSVINYEGELMPYKELEMAYVSNLPPDKLAKALAKYNRLRNAVYVTYPYARTAGATLNDVRAHLEGVTSKSDRKAYIKSREKELKTQFADPLSNLSVYQGKILMKLINRQTGNDCYEIIKEYKGGLSARMYQTVAFFFGSSLKQPYDIQGDETDRQIEAIVKEIDGMWYQNPYRPLTKSN; this comes from the coding sequence ATGCGTTTGAATGTACTATATCGTGTTTTTTTTCTGTTCCTTTTAGTGTGTTTTTGTAATACACTATTTGCTCAATCCACCCAAAAGCCTGAATGGGGTGCTAAGGATACTATTATCGTTAGCGTCATCAATTATGAGGGTGAATTGATGCCTTATAAGGAGCTGGAAATGGCCTATGTGTCTAATCTTCCTCCCGATAAATTAGCTAAGGCGTTAGCCAAATATAACCGTCTGCGAAACGCTGTATATGTAACCTATCCCTATGCACGTACAGCTGGTGCCACGCTAAATGATGTAAGAGCTCACTTAGAGGGTGTTACTTCTAAATCGGACCGGAAGGCTTATATTAAATCAAGAGAGAAAGAATTAAAAACGCAGTTTGCTGATCCTCTAAGTAACCTTTCCGTTTATCAAGGTAAGATCTTAATGAAATTGATCAACCGCCAAACGGGTAATGATTGCTACGAGATCATTAAAGAGTATAAAGGTGGTCTATCGGCCAGGATGTACCAAACGGTTGCATTCTTCTTTGGTAGTAGTCTTAAACAGCCCTACGATATACAGGGAGATGAAACCGACCGTCAGATTGAAGCTATAGTAAAGGAAATCGATGGTATGTGGTATCAGAATCCATATAGGCCGTTGACGAAATCGAACTAA
- the ccsA gene encoding cytochrome c biogenesis protein CcsA, with the protein MAGLWTKDYSGWIRSALPWALFAAGVLGLGIMMGAAWAYESLNFGGYWAWDPVENASLVPWLVLVAGIHTMLIYKHTGHSLRSTFLFILLSLLLVLYSTYLTRSGDLQETSVHAFTGEGITKWHLRAFVLAFLLPSLVLYIKRFKLLPHIAKEEETSSREFWMFIGSLVLFLSAVTIICMTSLPVFNKIAGLFVGRGTEVFKPLAFSEDTVFAYNRIQIFVAIILGILTAFTQFLKYKNTSSKFVWRNLLWPTLASVVIASLILAFGGINYNTYGIGYLGAIWLAIVSSVYAVIANSAYIWVGLNGKLKVSGGSISHLGFGLMLVGILISSSKKETISFNTSGIFINFGKDSKEKPGENLTLVKGLRTDMGKYWVTYEKDSAHPKKPLWYYHLKFENKENNEVFVLKPNAFINYKGNEGLMANPDAKHHLGYDVFTYITSLPDPNKTKDTSTFKTETVNIGDTLFYSKGFAVVENVSSRDNIPGAGMSPTDSASIATIKVFAKSESIYTVDPLLINKGGNLMSFPDTIAAEGLVLQLQKVQGNKVEVGVKESDSVMQYLTLKAYKFPMINLLWLGTIIMVAGFAVSTVRRVQLNRNKLQKI; encoded by the coding sequence ATTGCTGGTTTATGGACAAAGGATTATAGTGGCTGGATTCGTTCTGCTTTGCCTTGGGCCTTATTTGCAGCTGGTGTATTAGGATTGGGAATTATGATGGGCGCTGCCTGGGCTTACGAATCGCTAAACTTTGGTGGTTATTGGGCTTGGGATCCGGTAGAGAATGCGTCACTGGTGCCTTGGTTAGTTTTGGTTGCCGGTATCCATACCATGCTGATATATAAGCATACCGGACATTCACTGCGTTCTACATTTTTGTTCATCCTTTTATCGCTATTACTGGTTTTATACTCAACCTACCTGACACGTAGCGGAGATCTGCAGGAAACATCTGTACATGCGTTTACCGGCGAGGGAATCACTAAATGGCATTTACGTGCATTTGTGTTGGCGTTTCTGTTGCCTTCATTGGTGCTATATATTAAGCGTTTCAAGCTGTTGCCACATATTGCTAAGGAAGAAGAAACTTCCAGCCGTGAGTTTTGGATGTTTATCGGTTCATTGGTGTTATTCTTATCGGCGGTTACCATTATTTGCATGACCTCCTTGCCTGTATTCAACAAAATAGCAGGTTTGTTTGTGGGCAGAGGAACTGAAGTGTTCAAACCATTAGCCTTTAGCGAGGATACCGTATTTGCTTATAACCGTATCCAGATTTTTGTTGCCATTATCCTTGGTATTCTTACAGCCTTTACACAATTCTTAAAGTATAAGAACACCAGTAGCAAGTTTGTTTGGCGCAACTTATTATGGCCGACATTGGCTTCTGTAGTAATCGCATCGTTGATACTGGCCTTTGGTGGCATTAATTACAATACTTATGGTATTGGCTATTTAGGAGCTATCTGGTTAGCAATAGTAAGTAGCGTTTATGCTGTTATTGCCAATTCAGCATACATCTGGGTAGGATTGAATGGTAAATTAAAAGTATCAGGTGGTTCTATTTCGCACTTGGGCTTTGGATTGATGTTGGTGGGTATTTTAATTTCATCTTCTAAAAAAGAAACGATTTCGTTTAATACGAGCGGGATCTTTATCAATTTTGGTAAGGATAGTAAAGAAAAACCAGGTGAGAATCTTACGCTTGTAAAGGGCTTGCGTACCGATATGGGTAAGTATTGGGTGACGTATGAAAAAGACTCTGCGCATCCTAAGAAGCCTTTATGGTATTATCACCTGAAGTTTGAAAACAAGGAGAACAATGAAGTCTTTGTTTTAAAACCCAATGCATTTATTAATTACAAGGGTAATGAGGGCTTGATGGCCAATCCAGATGCCAAGCATCATTTAGGTTATGATGTATTTACATACATTACCTCTTTGCCTGATCCAAATAAAACAAAGGATACATCCACCTTTAAAACTGAGACCGTAAACATCGGTGATACGCTTTTCTATTCAAAAGGTTTTGCTGTGGTGGAGAATGTAAGTTCTAGGGACAATATTCCGGGGGCAGGCATGTCTCCAACGGATAGTGCTTCCATTGCTACAATAAAAGTATTTGCCAAGAGTGAGTCTATTTATACTGTAGATCCCTTATTGATCAATAAGGGCGGTAACCTAATGTCTTTTCCTGATACGATAGCAGCAGAAGGTTTGGTGCTGCAATTACAAAAAGTACAGGGTAATAAGGTAGAAGTGGGTGTTAAAGAATCGGATTCTGTAATGCAGTACCTGACCTTAAAGGCCTATAAGTTTCCTATGATCAATTTGTTGTGGCTTGGGACAATCATAATGGTGGCCGGTTTTGCCGTAAGTACAGTTCGTAGGGTTCAGTTAAATCGGAATAAACTTCAGAAAATTTAG
- a CDS encoding cytochrome c maturation protein CcmE — translation MKKIHIILLVLVIAGIVGMSFFIKDLTTYETFASAASKKEQFVVVKVKLDKTAPVEYDQVKDPNKTVFYAFDQDGKRTKVLYNNAKPTDIERSEGIDLNGYMRDGHFECTKLQMKCPSKYKDDMQQAQKNLPTGASDQTEYKY, via the coding sequence ATGAAAAAAATACACATCATCCTTCTAGTTCTTGTTATTGCAGGAATTGTCGGTATGTCGTTCTTTATCAAGGACTTAACTACTTATGAGACCTTTGCTTCTGCTGCCAGCAAAAAAGAGCAATTTGTAGTAGTAAAGGTTAAGTTGGATAAAACCGCACCTGTTGAATATGATCAGGTAAAAGACCCTAATAAGACTGTTTTTTATGCGTTTGACCAAGATGGGAAACGTACTAAAGTATTATATAACAATGCAAAACCTACTGATATTGAACGTAGTGAAGGCATTGATCTTAACGGATATATGCGCGATGGTCATTTTGAGTGTACTAAACTGCAAATGAAATGTCCTTCTAAGTACAAGGATGATATGCAACAAGCGCAAAAGAATTTACCAACTGGAGCATCTGACCAAACTGAATACAAATACTAA
- a CDS encoding agmatinase family protein, translating into MTDLSAFDPNGLGNPNNNIFGLPFSEEDARLVIIPVPWEVTVSFGSGTARASEQIMRASLQVDLFDPDVPDGWRQGFYMRETDKKILLKSDYLRKEAELYIDYIANGDLVEQNQFMCKTLKEVNEGSHFLNNWVYHQTKSLLDQGKLVAMLGGDHSTPLGFFKAIAEKHGDFGILQIDAHCDLREAYEGFVYSHASIMYNALKEIPQLRKLVQAGIRDYSQGELEFIRENQDRVKTYFDRDIRYRQYEGETFKQITDDIISQLPDKVYISFDIDGLDPKLAPNTGTPVQGGFETDQVFYIFNKLHQSGKQIIGFDLNEVSTSESGWDANVGARVLFKLCNLLVASNPA; encoded by the coding sequence ATGACAGATCTTTCCGCTTTTGACCCTAATGGTTTAGGAAACCCGAACAATAACATCTTTGGTCTTCCCTTTTCGGAAGAAGATGCCCGTTTAGTTATCATTCCAGTTCCTTGGGAGGTTACAGTGAGCTTTGGCTCCGGTACAGCCCGGGCCTCTGAGCAAATTATGCGTGCATCATTGCAGGTAGATCTTTTTGATCCCGATGTACCAGACGGTTGGAGACAGGGCTTTTACATGAGAGAAACCGATAAAAAGATCCTATTGAAGAGCGACTACCTCCGTAAGGAAGCAGAGCTCTATATAGACTATATTGCCAATGGCGACCTGGTAGAGCAAAACCAGTTCATGTGTAAAACCTTGAAAGAGGTTAATGAAGGCAGCCACTTTCTAAACAACTGGGTCTATCATCAAACTAAGTCCTTACTGGATCAAGGTAAACTGGTAGCCATGTTGGGTGGAGACCATAGCACGCCTCTTGGCTTTTTCAAGGCTATTGCCGAAAAACATGGCGATTTTGGTATTCTGCAGATAGATGCGCATTGCGACCTTAGAGAAGCTTATGAAGGCTTTGTATATTCTCATGCCAGCATTATGTATAATGCTTTGAAAGAAATTCCACAGCTGCGAAAACTGGTTCAAGCTGGAATCCGCGACTACTCTCAGGGAGAATTGGAATTTATCCGGGAAAATCAAGACCGGGTTAAAACCTATTTTGACCGCGATATTCGCTACCGCCAATATGAAGGGGAAACTTTTAAGCAGATTACCGATGATATTATCAGCCAACTGCCTGACAAAGTATATATCTCTTTTGATATTGATGGTTTAGATCCTAAACTGGCGCCCAATACAGGTACACCAGTACAGGGTGGATTTGAAACAGACCAGGTGTTTTACATTTTCAACAAACTGCATCAATCAGGAAAACAGATCATTGGATTTGATCTGAATGAAGTGAGTACAAGTGAATCAGGTTGGGATGCAAACGTTGGAGCCCGCGTCCTATTTAAATTGTGTAACTTACTAGTAGCCAGTAACCCAGCATAA
- a CDS encoding radical SAM protein: protein MSLTPYILYSDGKGNIFEDTSLYVVGRSGWDAMPIPEDHWIELPQGGNLYELPGRRGIGIDVKTGEMRLCEKGWAVAAFIPPAHTGFFIAAFETAPDAPTLPLFCYTAVGWHDDKFYVPAVRIEEDIRQECGGFDENKVKAGVEKLMDAYPHNRLVAHLANNCALTYQCPAARNYFIGRWECPIPASPACNANCVGCISFQPEEESIVSTQDRLTFKPSVEEIVEYTVPHLESAPYPIVSFGQGCEGEPLLMWETIRKAIIEIRKHTPNGSININTNGSKPDAVKALCEAGLDSIRVSTNSARREIYMPYYRPNNYEFEDIIESLKIVDSYGGWTSINYFVFPGMTDRVEEYEALRQLIKDTNLKMIQWRNFNIDPDWYLGKIGVADSGEIIGVKQMQELIQEEFPNLKFGYYNPPMERIKGNYNKDFAH from the coding sequence GTGTCATTAACTCCATACATATTATACTCAGACGGGAAAGGAAACATTTTTGAAGACACATCGCTCTACGTAGTAGGGCGTAGTGGCTGGGATGCAATGCCTATTCCGGAAGATCATTGGATTGAACTGCCACAAGGCGGTAATTTATATGAGCTACCAGGCCGTAGAGGAATTGGTATTGATGTAAAGACGGGTGAAATGCGCCTTTGTGAAAAAGGCTGGGCAGTTGCGGCTTTTATTCCGCCTGCACATACCGGCTTTTTTATAGCAGCATTTGAAACAGCACCTGACGCTCCTACTCTTCCTTTGTTTTGCTACACAGCAGTAGGTTGGCACGATGATAAGTTTTATGTACCGGCAGTTCGTATTGAGGAAGATATCCGCCAAGAGTGTGGAGGCTTTGATGAAAACAAAGTAAAGGCTGGTGTAGAGAAGCTTATGGATGCCTATCCACACAATCGATTAGTTGCTCACTTAGCCAACAATTGCGCACTCACTTACCAGTGTCCGGCTGCCCGCAACTATTTCATTGGCCGTTGGGAATGTCCCATTCCAGCTTCACCAGCTTGTAACGCCAACTGTGTTGGTTGTATCTCTTTCCAACCAGAAGAGGAAAGCATAGTATCAACACAAGATCGCTTAACATTTAAGCCTAGCGTGGAAGAGATCGTTGAGTATACGGTACCACACCTGGAAAGCGCACCCTATCCTATCGTAAGCTTTGGCCAGGGTTGTGAAGGCGAGCCACTGTTGATGTGGGAAACCATTCGTAAAGCTATTATTGAAATACGCAAGCATACTCCTAACGGTAGTATCAATATTAACACGAACGGCTCAAAACCAGATGCAGTAAAAGCCTTGTGTGAGGCAGGTTTAGACAGTATTCGTGTAAGTACCAATTCAGCGCGCAGAGAAATCTACATGCCGTATTACCGCCCTAACAACTATGAGTTTGAAGATATTATTGAGAGCTTAAAGATTGTTGATAGTTATGGCGGCTGGACATCGATAAACTATTTTGTATTTCCTGGAATGACTGATCGTGTTGAAGAGTATGAAGCCTTACGACAGCTCATCAAAGACACCAACCTGAAAATGATCCAATGGCGCAATTTTAATATTGACCCTGATTGGTATTTAGGAAAAATTGGGGTTGCCGATAGCGGTGAGATCATTGGCGTTAAGCAAATGCAAGAGCTGATCCAGGAAGAATTCCCTAACTTGAAGTTTGGCTATTATAACCCTCCAATGGAACGGATAAAAGGGAACTATAATAAAGATTTTGCCCACTAA
- a CDS encoding CHRD domain-containing protein: MLVKIISRPFLLLATFASFTVISCQSDLGFQDDKQASTLRITGEQATGAKERPTPVTTNATATISGTYDPNTNILNYTITWTGLSGAPTAAHFHGPADRNTAAGVLIAIPLPTGAGASGTVTSTATLTDQQESQALSQALYYNIHTAANPGGEIRGQLVVQ, encoded by the coding sequence ATGCTCGTAAAAATAATTAGTCGGCCTTTTTTGCTGCTGGCAACTTTTGCAAGTTTTACAGTAATATCTTGTCAAAGTGACCTTGGATTTCAAGATGATAAACAGGCATCAACATTAAGAATTACAGGAGAACAAGCAACTGGTGCTAAAGAGCGACCTACTCCTGTAACAACAAACGCAACTGCTACTATATCTGGTACTTATGATCCCAATACTAACATCCTGAACTATACGATAACTTGGACTGGCCTTTCTGGCGCGCCTACAGCAGCCCACTTTCATGGACCTGCGGATAGAAATACAGCAGCAGGTGTTTTAATTGCTATTCCATTACCTACAGGTGCTGGCGCATCAGGAACAGTTACAAGTACTGCCACGTTAACTGATCAGCAGGAAAGCCAGGCGCTATCACAAGCGTTGTACTACAATATACACACCGCTGCAAATCCAGGTGGTGAAATCAGAGGACAATTAGTGGTTCAATAA
- a CDS encoding SDR family NAD(P)-dependent oxidoreductase, whose protein sequence is MTKKIIIVGATSGIGKEMALLYLQQGHQVGITGRRQQLLLEIQNSYPQQTFIESFDVRDTNVTLYLDKLNLAMNGFDILIYNAGVGHPSKELDAAKEKETTLINVNGFVAIADYAFNYFRERGYGQLVVISSIAGLTGSSWAPAYSASKAFMSKYAQSLNMKAYALQANIKVTDIRPGFINTKEADGYKRFWAATSLKAANQIIRAIESKKRVAYITKRWWLIAMLLKVSPYWLYKRFL, encoded by the coding sequence ATGACCAAAAAGATCATTATTGTTGGTGCTACTTCAGGAATTGGTAAAGAAATGGCTTTACTCTATTTACAGCAAGGTCATCAGGTAGGTATTACAGGACGGCGTCAGCAATTGTTACTTGAAATACAGAATAGTTATCCGCAGCAAACCTTTATAGAATCATTTGATGTTCGGGATACGAATGTGACGCTTTATCTGGACAAACTAAACCTGGCAATGAATGGATTTGATATCCTTATTTATAATGCTGGTGTAGGCCACCCTTCCAAAGAGCTGGATGCAGCCAAAGAAAAAGAAACCACGCTTATCAATGTAAATGGTTTTGTTGCAATTGCCGATTATGCGTTTAATTACTTTAGAGAACGGGGGTATGGTCAACTAGTTGTAATATCCTCAATAGCTGGACTAACCGGCAGCAGTTGGGCGCCAGCCTATAGTGCTTCAAAAGCTTTCATGAGTAAATATGCGCAAAGCCTAAACATGAAAGCCTATGCGCTGCAAGCCAATATTAAAGTCACTGATATTAGGCCAGGCTTCATAAACACAAAAGAAGCAGATGGCTATAAGAGATTTTGGGCAGCCACTTCTCTTAAAGCCGCAAATCAAATCATTAGAGCTATTGAGAGCAAGAAACGTGTAGCCTATATTACCAAACGCTGGTGGTTAATAGCTATGTTGCTAAAGGTTTCGCCTTACTGGCTGTATAAGCGCTTTTTATAA
- a CDS encoding bifunctional folylpolyglutamate synthase/dihydrofolate synthase — MTYNQTIEYLFTKLPMFSRIGSAAFKKDLTNIKILCDHLGNPERQFKSIHIGGTNGKGSTSHMLASVLQTAGYKTGLYTSPHLYDFRERIKIDGQLVPEDFVIAFVEQIKPLVDDVQPSFFEITVAMAFSYFAQQKVDVAVIEVGLGGRLDSTNIIHPEVSVITNIGWDHMNILGDTLKQIAIEKAGIIKPATSVVIGEKNKTTSPVFQQIAANQKAPIFYSQDRYAVYSYKLQVSTLEVTVADLSNGLETTYITDLPGIYQTKNICTVLQTIEVLREKGFAINTDSIHSGLQNVQKITGLGGRWEVLKQKPTVVLEVAHNEDGLQQMIAHLKALSFHQLHLIYGMVKDKEADKVLKLLPKEAQYYFTQAHIPRALPAAELKEVASNYGLQGNTYEHVNTALHAALQTAKEDDLIIVCGSIFLVAEVDKHAL; from the coding sequence ATGACGTACAACCAAACTATTGAATATCTTTTTACAAAGCTGCCAATGTTTAGCCGCATTGGCAGTGCTGCATTTAAGAAGGACCTTACCAATATTAAAATACTCTGCGATCATTTAGGCAATCCTGAGCGTCAGTTCAAAAGCATTCATATTGGTGGCACAAATGGAAAAGGCTCTACCAGTCATATGCTAGCATCGGTATTACAAACAGCCGGATATAAAACGGGTTTATACACCTCTCCTCACTTATACGATTTCCGCGAGCGCATTAAGATTGATGGCCAACTGGTACCAGAAGACTTTGTTATTGCCTTTGTAGAGCAAATAAAGCCACTGGTTGATGATGTACAGCCTTCCTTTTTTGAAATTACGGTAGCAATGGCTTTTAGCTATTTTGCTCAGCAGAAGGTAGATGTAGCCGTTATAGAGGTAGGCTTAGGTGGCCGCTTAGACAGTACGAATATTATCCATCCAGAGGTTTCTGTCATTACCAATATTGGCTGGGACCATATGAATATTCTGGGTGATACTTTAAAGCAAATAGCTATTGAAAAAGCAGGTATCATTAAACCTGCAACCTCTGTAGTTATAGGAGAAAAAAATAAAACTACCAGTCCAGTTTTTCAACAAATAGCCGCCAATCAAAAAGCACCAATATTCTATTCTCAAGATCGTTATGCGGTTTACTCTTATAAGCTACAAGTGTCTACTCTGGAAGTAACAGTAGCTGATTTGAGTAATGGCTTAGAAACAACCTATATAACCGACCTGCCGGGTATTTATCAAACAAAAAACATTTGCACCGTTCTACAAACAATTGAAGTATTAAGAGAAAAAGGATTTGCCATTAATACTGATAGTATTCACTCAGGGCTTCAAAATGTACAGAAAATTACGGGGCTTGGTGGTAGATGGGAAGTGCTCAAACAGAAACCAACTGTGGTCTTAGAGGTAGCCCATAATGAAGATGGACTACAGCAGATGATAGCTCACTTAAAAGCTTTATCCTTTCATCAGCTTCACTTGATATATGGAATGGTAAAAGATAAAGAAGCAGATAAAGTACTAAAACTACTACCAAAAGAAGCACAATACTATTTCACACAAGCCCATATACCCAGAGCGCTGCCTGCAGCAGAACTCAAAGAAGTGGCTAGTAACTACGGATTACAAGGCAATACTTATGAACATGTAAATACAGCTTTACATGCGGCGTTACAAACAGCAAAAGAAGATGACCTCATTATTGTTTGCGGTAGTATCTTCCTGGTAGCGGAAGTAGATAAGCACGCGTTATAA
- a CDS encoding NUDIX hydrolase produces the protein MTWKVLASTYLHKDNWLTVRKDTCELPNGKVISGYYVLEYPDWVNVLALTEDNKVVLVKQYRHALGQVGIEVPGGVIDEGETPEEACRRELLEETGYEFEQYHYLGKICANPATTTNFTHMFLATGGRKVAEQQLDDTEDVEVLFHSIAEVKAFLLQNTIMQSLHVNCIMYGLIKLGEMRL, from the coding sequence ATGACCTGGAAAGTATTAGCGTCTACTTATTTGCATAAGGATAATTGGTTGACTGTTCGAAAGGATACCTGTGAATTACCAAATGGTAAAGTTATTTCGGGTTACTACGTTTTAGAATATCCAGATTGGGTAAATGTCTTAGCACTAACCGAAGACAATAAAGTAGTTTTAGTAAAACAATACCGTCATGCTTTAGGACAGGTAGGTATTGAAGTTCCCGGGGGCGTAATTGATGAAGGAGAAACCCCTGAGGAGGCTTGTCGAAGAGAGTTATTGGAAGAAACCGGTTATGAGTTTGAGCAGTACCATTATCTAGGTAAGATATGTGCAAATCCAGCTACTACAACCAACTTTACACATATGTTTTTAGCTACAGGTGGTAGAAAAGTGGCAGAACAACAATTAGATGATACAGAAGATGTGGAAGTGTTGTTTCATTCTATAGCCGAAGTGAAAGCTTTTTTGCTTCAAAACACTATCATGCAAAGTTTGCATGTTAACTGTATCATGTATGGGTTGATCAAGCTGGGAGAGATGCGCTTATAA
- a CDS encoding four helix bundle protein codes for MATIKRFEDLQIWQDARALSLKVYGLTQPEPFAKDFRFCSQIRAAAGSVMDNIAEGFERGSQLEFFNFLSFSKGSAGEVGSQLYRAIDFKYIGLEVATNLIKEYEELASKIAGFISYLNKSDYKGQKFKDR; via the coding sequence ATGGCTACCATCAAACGCTTTGAGGATTTACAAATATGGCAGGATGCTCGTGCTTTGTCATTAAAGGTTTATGGGCTTACACAACCTGAACCTTTTGCAAAGGACTTTCGTTTTTGTAGTCAGATCAGAGCTGCTGCAGGTTCTGTAATGGATAACATTGCAGAAGGGTTCGAGAGAGGGAGTCAATTAGAATTTTTTAACTTTCTATCCTTCTCAAAAGGTTCTGCAGGTGAAGTAGGATCTCAATTATATAGGGCAATTGACTTTAAATACATCGGGCTGGAAGTTGCCACAAACCTTATCAAAGAATACGAAGAGTTAGCAAGCAAAATTGCAGGCTTTATCAGTTATCTAAACAAGTCTGATTATAAAGGACAGAAGTTTAAGGATAGATAA
- a CDS encoding YfiT family bacillithiol transferase, with protein MQTDPRYPVGQYEPRPFSEEQKEQWLADIRFLPQALENAVVNLDEQQLQTPYREGGWTVHQLVHHVADSHMNAYIRFKLGFTEVDPTIKPYEEKLWAITKDVENLPINISLTLLFALHQRWYEFLKFFTDADWQRTVYHPESKKTMTLWYLLGMYAWHSRHHTAHITSLREQKGWS; from the coding sequence ATGCAAACAGATCCTCGCTACCCGGTAGGGCAATATGAACCAAGGCCATTTTCTGAAGAACAGAAAGAACAATGGCTGGCTGATATCCGTTTTTTGCCACAGGCATTAGAAAATGCAGTGGTCAATCTGGATGAACAGCAATTGCAAACGCCTTACCGGGAAGGAGGCTGGACGGTGCATCAGCTAGTTCATCATGTGGCTGATAGTCATATGAATGCGTATATCCGATTTAAGTTAGGGTTTACAGAGGTGGATCCAACGATTAAGCCTTATGAAGAAAAGCTGTGGGCCATAACGAAAGACGTAGAGAATTTACCCATCAATATTTCGCTTACCTTATTGTTTGCCTTGCACCAACGCTGGTACGAGTTCCTGAAATTCTTTACAGATGCTGATTGGCAGCGGACTGTTTATCACCCGGAAAGTAAAAAAACAATGACCCTATGGTATTTATTGGGTATGTATGCATGGCATAGCCGGCACCATACCGCACATATTACAAGTCTGCGTGAGCAGAAAGGGTGGAGTTAG
- a CDS encoding FKBP-type peptidyl-prolyl cis-trans isomerase: MNLQEKLQKAMMDKINKQKEEGAAFLATNKTKEGITELPEGLQYAVLQEGTGAKPRVNSMVRAHYAGALLDGKEFDSSYKRGQPFEARVNQLIQGWQIVLPMMSEGSKWRLWIPSNLGYGDRGAGAGIPGGATLVFDVELIKVLD, translated from the coding sequence ATGAATCTGCAAGAAAAATTACAGAAAGCTATGATGGATAAAATCAATAAACAGAAAGAAGAAGGTGCGGCCTTCCTGGCCACTAATAAAACCAAAGAAGGCATAACTGAATTACCAGAAGGTTTGCAGTACGCGGTATTGCAAGAAGGCACTGGGGCTAAACCTCGAGTGAACTCTATGGTTAGAGCGCATTATGCTGGCGCATTGTTGGATGGAAAAGAGTTTGACTCTTCTTATAAAAGAGGGCAACCGTTTGAGGCACGTGTAAACCAGTTAATCCAAGGCTGGCAGATTGTGTTGCCTATGATGAGTGAAGGAAGTAAGTGGCGTTTATGGATACCTTCTAATCTTGGGTATGGTGATAGAGGTGCCGGAGCTGGTATACCTGGTGGTGCTACATTGGTATTTGATGTAGAATTGATCAAAGTTTTAGACTAA